In Pelodictyon luteolum DSM 273, the genomic stretch TGCTCACTGGAAAAAAGTCGGAAATACAGCTATAATCAAGAAGATTGGAAAGATGATGCTTGAGCTGGAAAACCACCCAACCACAGGGATAGGTAAGCCTGAGCTACTGAAAGGTGATTTAGCCGGGCTATGGTCACGAAGACTAAACCAGCAACATCGAATGATTTATGAAATTGACGACGGTATTGTTACTGTCTATGTTCTTTCAGGTAAAGGGCATTACGACAACAAGTAACATCCCCATTGCCTGACCTTCAACCCTCGCCCCCCGGGCGGGGGACGGACGCCACGAACATGCCCGACAGCCCCTCGGTGACGAAGCCGGGCCTCCCCAGATGCGAGAAGCCGCTCAAAAAAAGAGCGGCTTCTCTGTTCCCCCCGCCAGTAATCCAACGAAGAAGCTGTCAGCTTTTTTGCGATGGCGGCAGAGGGAACTCCCACAGCGCCCTTACCGGACGCTATTTTTTGCCGCCGCCCATTCCGCCACCCATTCCGGGACCCATGCCGCCGCCACCCGCAGGAGGCATGTCAGGAAGAGTCATGCCGCGCTCTTTTGCACGCTCCTGCATCAGAGTATGGTGTTCGAGGCGGAGTTTCTGCCTGGCTTCGTCAGTGGTGGCGGCGCGCATGCGCATCCGGTAGTCGTTACGTTCGGCCGGCGTCATCATCTGGCTGCCGTAGATGGGCTCTTCTGTCACTTTGGCTGACGCTGGAGCCGGAGCGGCAGCTTTCGGCTGCATTACGACGGGAGCAGGCGGAGTCTTTTCGGCAGGCTTGGCCTGTGCCGACCCGGCCTCTGTTTTGGCCGGAGCGGCTGCCGGCTCGGCGGCCTCCTCGGCCCCAGACGCCATTGCCGGTCCCAGGATGAGCGCTCCGGCAAGGATCGGCAATGCAAACGTGTTTCTCTTCAACATGGTATTGTTCCCCCTTGGTGTAGTGGTTCGGGTTGGTTCAGCATATGCCGCTGCCGCAGCAACCCTTTCAGCGGCAGTAGCAACCGGCCGCCGCACCCTGCATCTGTGCAGGGTCGGACGTGGCCGGAGCCGGGTATGGGGGAGTGGAAAAAAACGGATTACTTGTCGAGCTTCTCTTCGCGTCTGCCTTTTTTGGCGGGTTCCGCGCCACCGTCGAGAAAGCGGAGCTCGTTCTCCTTTTCGTCGAAGCTGATGTGGATGGTGCTGCCTTCACTGAAACGGCCCTTGAGCATCTCCTCAGCCAGCGGGTCTTCGACATACTTCTGGAGCGCACGCTTCAGCGGCCGGGCCCCGTATTTCTGGTCGTAGCCCTTGTCGACAAGGAACGCCTTGGCCTTTTCGTCGATCTCGACCTCGATGCCCATCTCCCGGAGGCGCCGGAACAGCTTGCCTGCGGTAATGTCGATGATCTTGAAGATATGCTCCTTCTCAAGCTGGTGGAAGACCACGATATCATCGATGCGGTTCAGGAACTCGGGGTTGAATACCCGTTTCAGGGCATCCTCGATCGTGGACTTCATCGCCTTGTAGCTGCTGCCGACAGCATCATCCGGTGCGCTGAACCCCATGCCGGCGCCGATGCTCTTGATGTCCTTCGCCCCGATGTTCGAGGTCATGATGATGATGGTGTTGCGGAAGTCCACCTTGCGGCCGAGGCCGTCGGTGAGCACGCCCTCATCAAGCACCTGGAGCAGGATGTTGAACACATCCGGGTGCGCTTTTTCGATTTCATCGATCAGCACCACGGAGTAGGGCTTGCGGCGCACCTTCTCGGTGAGCTGCCCGCCCTCTTCGTACCCCACGTAGCCGGGAGGCGCTCCGACGAGTCGGCTGACGGAGAACTTCTCCATATACTCGCTCATGTCGGCGCGGATAAGGGCATCTTCAGTGTCGAAAATGTAGCGGGTCAGCGCTTTTGCAAGCTCCGTCTTGCCGACTCCTGTGGGACCGAGGAATATGAACGAGCCGATGGGACGCGAGGGGTCCTTGAGGCCGGCGCGGGTACGCTGGATGGCCTTGGTGATTTTCTTGATGGCTTCATCCTGGCCGATGACCTCCTTCATGAGGTCGGCCTCCATCGCGAGCAGCTTCTTCGATTCCGACTGGGCGACCCTGTCGACCGGTATGCCGGTCATCATAGCCACCACTGAGGTGATATCCTCAAGGGAAACATCGTAGACGGTTTCGGAGGCCTGGTCCTCCCACACCTGTTTGGCATGGTCAAGCGCTTCGATGAGGTTCTTCTCCTTGTCGCGGAGTCTGGCAGCCTCCTCGAAGTTCTGCATCTTCACGACCTGGTTTTTCTCGGTTTTCACCTCTTCGACCGATTTCTCGAGCTCAAGGATCTCCTGCGGCACATGGATGTTGCTGAGGTGCACGCGGGCTCCGGCTTCGTCCATGACGTCAATTGCCTTGTCCGGCAGGAAGCGGTCGGGTATGTAGCGGTCAGAGAGCTTGACGGCTTTTTCGATTGCCTCGTCCGAGTAGCGGACGTGGTGGTGCGATTCGTACTTCGACTTGATGTTGCCGAGGATCTGGATGGTTTCATCAACCGAGGCCGGCTCGACCATGATCTTCTGGAACCGGCGGTCGAGCGCACCGTCTTTTTCGATGTACTGGCGGTACTCGTCAAGCGTGGTAGCGCCTATGCACTGGAGTTCTCCGCGTGCGAGCGCGGGCTTGAAAATGTTGCTTGCGTCGAGCGAGCCGGAAGCGCCGCCGGCTCCGACGATGGTGTGCAGCTCGTCGATGAAGAGGATGACGTCGCGTGACTTCTCCAGCTCGTTCATGAGCGCCTTCATGCGCTCCTCGAACTGCCCGCGGTACTTCGTGCCGGCCACCAGGGCGGCAAGGTCGAGCGCCACGACGCGCTTGTCGTAGAGCACCCGGGACACCTTGCGCTGCACGATTTTCAAGGCGAGACCTTCAGCAATGGCGGTCTTGCCGACGCCGGGCTCACCGATGAGCACCGGGTTGTTCTTCTTGCGGCGGCTGAGCACCTGGGCAACCCGCTCAATCTCCTTCTCGCGCCCGATGATGGGGTCAAGCCGGTCCTCGATGGCGAGCCGGGTGATGTCGCGGCCGAAGTTGTCGAGCACGGGGGTCTTGGTGCGCTCGCTCTTGCGTTCCGCACCCTTGCTTACAGGACGCTCGCTGCCTCCCGATGAAAACGACTCCTCCATCGGCGGTTCGTCGGGCTCGCCGGCGCTGCCGCTGATGGCCTGCAGTTCGTCTCGCGCGAGGTCGTAGGTGACCCCGAACTGCTCAAGAATCTGTGAGGCGATGTTGTCCTCGCCTTTGAGAATCGAAAGCAGCAGATGCTCGGTGCCAATCACGCTGGACTTGCAGATTTTGGCTTCGAGGTAGGTGATTTTGAGCACCTTTTCAGCCTGCTTCGTCAGCGGGACATTGCCCAACTGCGTCGCCGGCACTTTCGGGTGCGTGCTGTCCTCTATTTTCTGTTTCAGTTTGAAGAGGTCTATCTTGAGGCTCTTCAGTATCCGGGCGCCGATCCCCTCGCCCTCGCGGATGAGGCCGAGCAGCAGGTGTTCGGTGCCGATATAGTCGTGGCCGAGCCGGAGGGCCTCCTCACGGCTGAGGCGGATGACATCCTGGACTCTGTTCGAGAAATTTCCTTCCATTGGGTATGTGCTGGTAAAAGTGTT encodes the following:
- a CDS encoding Txe/YoeB family addiction module toxin; the encoded protein is MGKYHVELTEEFDKHLAHWKKVGNTAIIKKIGKMMLELENHPTTGIGKPELLKGDLAGLWSRRLNQQHRMIYEIDDGIVTVYVLSGKGHYDNK
- a CDS encoding ATP-dependent Clp protease ATP-binding subunit, whose amino-acid sequence is MEGNFSNRVQDVIRLSREEALRLGHDYIGTEHLLLGLIREGEGIGARILKSLKIDLFKLKQKIEDSTHPKVPATQLGNVPLTKQAEKVLKITYLEAKICKSSVIGTEHLLLSILKGEDNIASQILEQFGVTYDLARDELQAISGSAGEPDEPPMEESFSSGGSERPVSKGAERKSERTKTPVLDNFGRDITRLAIEDRLDPIIGREKEIERVAQVLSRRKKNNPVLIGEPGVGKTAIAEGLALKIVQRKVSRVLYDKRVVALDLAALVAGTKYRGQFEERMKALMNELEKSRDVILFIDELHTIVGAGGASGSLDASNIFKPALARGELQCIGATTLDEYRQYIEKDGALDRRFQKIMVEPASVDETIQILGNIKSKYESHHHVRYSDEAIEKAVKLSDRYIPDRFLPDKAIDVMDEAGARVHLSNIHVPQEILELEKSVEEVKTEKNQVVKMQNFEEAARLRDKEKNLIEALDHAKQVWEDQASETVYDVSLEDITSVVAMMTGIPVDRVAQSESKKLLAMEADLMKEVIGQDEAIKKITKAIQRTRAGLKDPSRPIGSFIFLGPTGVGKTELAKALTRYIFDTEDALIRADMSEYMEKFSVSRLVGAPPGYVGYEEGGQLTEKVRRKPYSVVLIDEIEKAHPDVFNILLQVLDEGVLTDGLGRKVDFRNTIIIMTSNIGAKDIKSIGAGMGFSAPDDAVGSSYKAMKSTIEDALKRVFNPEFLNRIDDIVVFHQLEKEHIFKIIDITAGKLFRRLREMGIEVEIDEKAKAFLVDKGYDQKYGARPLKRALQKYVEDPLAEEMLKGRFSEGSTIHISFDEKENELRFLDGGAEPAKKGRREEKLDK